Proteins encoded together in one Branchiostoma lanceolatum isolate klBraLanc5 chromosome 11, klBraLanc5.hap2, whole genome shotgun sequence window:
- the LOC136444490 gene encoding inactive pancreatic lipase-related protein 1-like yields the protein MSHSNPGLGTVSVRVDTRTSTCRNMLSLLALFLTCHVAHGAEVCYGNLGCFSNIAPFWGLNRPLSALPDAPDIIGTKFYLHTRANPTMAQRERLVADSPATFSASHFSSVRPSMMIIHGFTHSAQHDWVQLMVDELLKKEDANVITVEWSEGATLTGSYEQAVANTRVVGAQIVELVNYMAGTYEVSGQNFHLIGHSLGAQIAGYAGDALGNLARITALDAAEPYFDGMDNVVRLDPTDARFVDVIHTDGSPFIGTLGMGTNLPIGHVDFYPNNGMYQPGCHDNIVSTVVATGVGLLTEGYDGAEAALACSHLKALDFFTESINSECPFTAYPCESYEKFKQGFCLSCGTGSCSQMGARARDHYGARGSMYLMTTDGANGKYCAYHYKVQVTSSSPMAQAAGRLYVTFQGPTGITDSMEVTTDNMQLNAGVTYQKTVMSPEDIGDVTMVHVRFARSSSLFDIFSAQYYTLNKVTITAGETQTGYRFCAGDSQIRNGETVTLTAAGGNC from the exons ATGTCACACTCTAACCCAGGACTGGGGACTGTGAGTGTACGTGTAGACACGAGAACTTCAACTTGCAGAAACATGTTGTCTTTACTGGCCCTCTTCTTGACGTGCCATG TGGCTCACGGAGCGGAGGTGTGTTATGGGAACCTCGGGTGCTTCTCTAACATCGCCCCGTTCTGGGGGCTGAACCGGCCGCTGTCGGCTCTGCCTGACGCCCCTGATATCATCGGGACTAAGTTCTACCTGCACACCCGCGCCAACCCGACTATGGCACAAAGG GAGCGTCTGGTCGCTGACTCCCCCGCCACGTTCTCGGCATCGCACTTCAGCTCGGTCCGGCCGTCCATGATGATCATCCACGGGTTCACGCACAGCGCGCAGCACGACTGGGTACAGCTCATGGTCGATGAACTGCTGAAGAAG GAGGATGCCAACGTCATCACCGTGGAGTGGTCGGAAGGAGCGACCCTTACAGGGTCGTACGAACAGGCCGTGGCCAACACCCGGGTGGTGGGAGCACAGATAGTGGAGTTGGTCAACTACATGGCGGGGACCTACGAAGTGTCCGGGCAGAACTTCCACCTCATCGGCCACAGTCTGGGGGCGCAGATCGCCGGGTATGCCGGGGACGCGCTGGGCAACCTTGCCCGGATAACTG CTCTTGATGCCGCTGAGCCGTACTTCGACGGTATGGACAATGTGGTCAGGCTGGACCCGACCGATGCCCGCTTCGTTGACGTCATCCATACCGACGGGTCCCCGTTCATCGGAACCCTCGGCATGGGCACCAACCTCCCCATCGGTCACGTGGACTTCTACCCGAATAACGGCATGTACCAACccggttgccatgacaacatcgTCTCAACAGTCGTCGCCACCGGCGTGGGGCTGCTCACAGAGGGATATGACG GTGCTGAGGCAGCTTTGGCATGTAGTCACTTGAAGGCCCTCGACTTCTTCACCGAGTCCATCAACTCCGAGTGTCCCTTCACCGCCTATCCGTGCGAAAG CTATGAGAAGTTCAAACAAGGCTTCTGTCTGAGCTGTGGGACCGGCAGCTGTTCCCAGATGGGAGCCCGCGCTAGGGACCACTATGGCGCCCGCGGGTCAATGTACCTCATGACCACCGACGGAGCCAACGGGAAATACTGCG CTTACCATTACAAGGTGCAAGTGACGTCATCCAGCCCGATGGCGCAGGCTGCCGGCCGTCTCTACGTCACGTTCCAGGGTCCAACCGGCATCACGGACTCTATGGAGGTCACCAC TGACAACATGCAGTTGAACGCAGGCGTGACTTACCAGAAGACTGTGATGAGCCCGGAGGACATCGGTGACGTCACGATGGTCCACGTCCGATTTGCCCGGTCCAGCAGCCTGTTTGACATCTTCTCCGCCCAGTACTACACCCTCAACAAGGTCACCATCACGGCAGGCGAGACTCAGACTGG cTACCGATTCTGTGCGGGTGACAGTCAGATCAGGAACGGAGAGACGGTTACACTGACCGCTGCAGGAGGGAACTGTTGA
- the LOC136444268 gene encoding pancreatic lipase-related protein 2-like, whose product MKKLSNILCLVVVLLTVVEFGESKKRIHGNIRKKQPARFSEPRSLPYEDILRFKAKRRQQIQARLKSENSTITNSTSSNSTLFSNETTTTTPKPPQIVCYGDLGCFSDEAPFDNTGAVPQSPDYIDTKFYVFTRSNPTIEDRQEISYEDTSSLRMSHFNPKNPVKVLIHGFFSNPIDVPPFWPRDAMMEILKRDDMNVIVVDWNKGAVAPNYFAAASNIRVVAAQTAKLIVFLMEETGCSLDQFHLVGHSLGAHTSGLVGARLPGLPRITGLDPAEPFFEDEDPVVRLDAADALFVDVIHTDGGEILSGAWGLDLPVGDVDFYPNGGKGQPGCSNTWVGAISSLFDSSLELTDSMDCSHSRAYQLYIDSINNPCKLIAYPCRSYDDFVAGRCWDCSNNACPVMGYDVDSNLNARGSVYLSTGENAPYCAYEYRVVLKTKPGMTFCRGQITINIAGTYQSTGPMNFFEGDSEGIDADREYVGIFASNVRLDTVKELTLTYTRTTNFLFSWGSYGDLELERVDIQSNVGMSASSCGDTIVRENGMVTIATFNKC is encoded by the exons ATGAAGAAGCTGTCGAATATACTTTGCCTTGTTGTGGTCCTCCTTACAGTGGTGGAGTTTG GCGAATCCAAAAAGCGTATCCATGGCAACATCAGAAAGAAACAGCCCGCTCGCTTCTCAGAGCCAAGGTCACTGCCATACGAAGATATCCTGAGGTTCAAAGCTAAAAGGAGGCAACAAATCCAGGCTAGACTGAAGTCAGAGAACTCGACAATCACCAATTCAACAAGCAGCAACTCAACGCTCTTCAGCAACGAGACTACTACCACTACACCCAAACCTCCCCAAATTGTCTGCTATGGAGATCTGGGGTGTTTTTCGGACGAGGCTCCGTTTGACAACACCGGTGCCGTACCGCAGTCCCCTGACTACATCGACACCAAGTTCTACGTATTTACAAGAAGCAACCCCACCATTGAGGATCGACAG GAGATATCATACGAAGACACCTCCAGTCTGCGCATGTCCCATTTCAACCCCAAGAACCCGGTGAAGGTTCTGATTCACGGCTTCTTCAGCAACCCCATCGACGTGCCGCCATTTTGGCCACGCGACGCCATGATGGAAATACTCAAACGG GACGATATGAACGTCATCGTGGTGGACTGGAACAAAGGTGCAGTGGCTCCGAACTACTTTGCGGCGGCGTCTAACATCCGCGTAGTGGCCGCGCAGACCGCCAAACTCATCGTGTTCCTGATGGAGGAGACGGGATGCAGTCTGGACCAGTTCCATCTGGTGGGGCACAGTCTGGGGGCGCACACGTCCGGCCTCGTGGGAGCCAGGCTGCCTGGGCTGCCCAGGATCACAG GTTTGGATCCTGCCGAGCCGTTCTTCGAAGACGAGGACCCGGTGGTGAGGCTGGACGCCGCGGACGCTCTCTTCGTGGACGTGATCCACACGGACGGCGGAGAGATCCTGTCCGGGGCCTGGGGCCTGGACCTGCCGGTAGGGGACGTGGACTTCTACCCGAACGGCGGGAAGGGCCAGCCGGGCTGCAGTAACACGTGGGTCGGTGCCATCAGCAGCCTGTTTGACTCCTCCCTGG AGTTGACTGACTCTATGGACTGCAGCCACAGTCGAGCGTACCAGCTCTACATAGATTCGATCAACAACCCCTGCAAGCTCATCGCCTACCCCTGCCGCAGCTATGATGACTTCGTCGCCGGCAGATGTTGGGACTGCTCAAACAACGCATGCCCAGTGATGGGGTATGACGTAGACAGCAACCTGAACGCCCGTGGAAGTGTCTACTTGTCTACCGGAGAAAACGCACCTTATTGCG CATACGAATACAGAGTGGTGTTGAAGACAAAGCCCGGGATGACATTTTGTAGAGGCCAGATCACGATCAACATAGCGGGAACCTACCAGAGCACCGGCCCCATGAACTTCTTTGA GGGTGACTCGGAAGGAATTGACGCGGACAGGGAATATGTCGGCATTTTTGCGTCAAATGTTCGACTCGACACCGTGAAGGAACTGACCCTGACTTACACCAGAACAACCAACTTCCTCTTCTCGTGGGGTTCGTATGGTGATCTCGAGCTAGAGAGGGTCGACATACAGTCCAATGTTGGCATGAG TGCATCATCCTGCGGGGATACTATAGTACGCGAGAACGGCATGGTGACCATTGCAACCTTCAACAAATGTTGA